A window from Bosea sp. ANAM02 encodes these proteins:
- a CDS encoding nitrate reductase cytochrome c-type subunit, whose amino-acid sequence MRGQDRSGLGLMRSRTFLGAALAAGLVLAFGAAVSQEGAPVKIVPRLTGTADPMALERVPALGRPIVDDVRRMRNYPEQPPVIPHAIDGYQLTLNTNRCMDCHKREFTEGSGAPMISVTHFQDRDGQVLSDVTPRRYFCTACHVQQTDVAPLVPNRFQDAKDIGRKP is encoded by the coding sequence ATGCGCGGTCAAGATCGTTCCGGTCTCGGGCTGATGCGCTCGCGGACCTTCCTCGGGGCCGCCCTCGCGGCGGGCCTCGTCCTCGCCTTCGGTGCCGCCGTCTCGCAGGAGGGCGCGCCGGTGAAGATCGTGCCGCGCCTCACGGGCACCGCCGATCCGATGGCGCTCGAACGCGTTCCGGCTCTCGGCCGCCCGATCGTCGATGATGTCAGGCGCATGCGCAACTATCCCGAGCAGCCGCCGGTGATTCCGCATGCGATCGACGGCTACCAGCTCACCCTCAACACCAATCGCTGCATGGACTGCCACAAGCGCGAGTTCACGGAAGGCTCGGGCGCGCCGATGATCAGCGTGACCCATTTCCAGGACCGCGACGGGCAGGTGCTCTCGGATGTGACGCCGCGGCGCTATTTCTGCACCGCCTGCCATGTCCAGCAGACCGATGTTGCGCCCCTGGTCCCGAACCGGTTCCAGGACGCCAAAGACATCGGCCGGAAGCCATAG
- the napA gene encoding periplasmic nitrate reductase subunit alpha: MTLSRREMLKAQAAGVAALAANMSVPAEAQPVTGGVDSLQIKWSKAPCRFCGTGCGVMVGVKEGKVIATHGDMKADVNRGLNCIKGYFLSKIMYGNDRLTQPLLRKKNGVYAKDGEFTPVSWEEAFDTMAAKAKATLKAKGPTALGMFGSGQWTIFEGYAATKLMRAGFRSNNLDPNARHCMASAAYAFMRTFGMDEPMGCYDDFEHADAFVLWGSNMAEMHPILWTRVTDRRLGQPHVKVAVLSTYTHRSSDLADIPIVFKPGTDLAILNYIANHIITTGRVNKDFVGKHTTFVKGATEIGYGLRPDDPREVKARKAEDVTATTPIDFEAYAAFVKDYTLEKVSALTGVEPGFLQQLAELYADPKRKVTSFWTMGFNQHVRGVWANQLVYNLHLLTGKISEPGNSPFSLTGQPSACGTAREVGTFAHRLPADMTVTNPEHRKHAEEIWRVPHGIIPEKPGYHAVEQDRMLKDGKLNFYWIQVNNNLQASPNNTNEAYPGYRNPDNFIVVSDAYPTVTAMAADLILPAAMWVEKEGAYGNAERRTHVWHQLVQAPGEARSDLWQLMEFSKRFTTDEVWPAEILDANPNYKGKTLFDVLYRNGNVDKFAASEIDPEYDNVEAKHFGFYAQKGLFEEYAAFGRGHGHDLGPYDLYHQVRGLRWPVVDGKETLWRYREGLDPYVKPGKGVEFYGNKDGKARIIAVPYEPPAESPDAEYDLWLVTGRVLEHWHSGSMTMRVPELYKAFPGARCFMHPEDARKRGLNQGAEITVVSRRGEMRTRVETRGRNRMPPGVVFVPWFDASQLINKTTLDATDPISKQTDFKKCAVKIVPVSG; the protein is encoded by the coding sequence ATGACCCTGTCCCGTCGCGAGATGCTGAAGGCGCAGGCGGCCGGCGTCGCCGCGCTTGCCGCCAATATGAGCGTGCCGGCCGAAGCCCAGCCGGTGACCGGCGGCGTCGACAGTCTGCAGATCAAATGGTCGAAGGCGCCGTGTCGCTTCTGCGGCACCGGCTGCGGCGTCATGGTCGGCGTCAAGGAAGGCAAGGTCATCGCCACCCATGGCGACATGAAGGCCGACGTCAATCGCGGCCTGAACTGCATCAAGGGCTATTTCCTCTCCAAGATCATGTACGGCAACGACCGGCTGACCCAGCCGCTGCTGCGCAAGAAGAACGGCGTCTACGCCAAGGACGGCGAGTTCACGCCGGTCTCCTGGGAGGAGGCCTTCGACACCATGGCCGCCAAGGCCAAGGCGACGCTCAAGGCCAAGGGGCCGACCGCGCTCGGCATGTTCGGCTCCGGCCAGTGGACGATCTTCGAAGGCTACGCCGCGACCAAATTGATGCGGGCCGGCTTCCGCTCCAACAATCTGGACCCCAACGCCCGCCACTGCATGGCCTCGGCCGCCTACGCCTTCATGCGCACCTTCGGCATGGACGAGCCGATGGGCTGCTACGACGATTTCGAGCATGCCGACGCCTTCGTGCTTTGGGGCTCGAACATGGCGGAGATGCACCCGATCCTGTGGACGCGAGTGACCGACCGCCGGCTCGGCCAGCCGCATGTGAAGGTCGCGGTGCTCTCGACCTATACTCACCGCAGCTCCGACCTCGCCGACATCCCGATCGTGTTCAAGCCGGGCACGGATCTCGCGATCCTCAACTACATCGCCAACCACATCATCACGACCGGGCGGGTGAACAAGGATTTCGTCGGCAAGCACACCACCTTCGTGAAGGGCGCGACCGAGATCGGCTACGGCCTGCGGCCAGACGATCCGCGCGAGGTCAAGGCGCGCAAGGCGGAGGATGTCACCGCGACGACGCCGATCGATTTCGAGGCCTATGCCGCCTTCGTGAAGGATTACACGCTGGAGAAGGTCTCGGCCCTGACCGGGGTCGAGCCCGGCTTCCTGCAGCAGCTCGCCGAGCTCTATGCCGATCCCAAGCGCAAGGTCACCTCGTTCTGGACGATGGGCTTCAACCAGCATGTGCGCGGCGTCTGGGCGAACCAGCTCGTCTACAACCTGCATCTGCTGACGGGGAAGATCTCCGAGCCGGGTAACAGCCCGTTCTCGCTCACCGGCCAGCCCTCGGCCTGCGGCACGGCGCGCGAGGTTGGTACTTTCGCCCATCGCCTGCCGGCCGACATGACGGTGACCAATCCCGAGCACCGCAAGCATGCCGAGGAGATCTGGCGCGTCCCGCACGGGATCATCCCGGAAAAGCCCGGCTACCACGCCGTCGAGCAGGACCGGATGCTCAAGGACGGCAAGCTCAATTTCTACTGGATCCAGGTCAACAACAACCTGCAGGCCTCGCCGAACAACACCAACGAGGCCTATCCGGGCTATCGTAATCCTGACAATTTCATCGTCGTCTCCGATGCCTATCCGACGGTGACGGCAATGGCCGCCGACCTGATCCTGCCCGCCGCGATGTGGGTCGAGAAGGAGGGGGCCTACGGCAATGCCGAGCGGCGCACCCATGTCTGGCATCAGCTGGTGCAGGCGCCGGGCGAGGCGCGCTCCGACCTCTGGCAGCTCATGGAGTTCTCGAAGCGCTTCACCACCGACGAGGTCTGGCCGGCGGAAATCCTCGACGCCAACCCGAACTACAAGGGCAAGACGCTCTTCGACGTGCTCTACCGCAACGGCAATGTCGACAAGTTCGCCGCAAGCGAGATCGATCCCGAATACGACAATGTCGAAGCCAAGCATTTCGGCTTCTACGCGCAGAAGGGGCTGTTCGAGGAATATGCCGCCTTCGGCCGCGGCCATGGTCATGATCTCGGGCCTTACGACCTCTACCATCAGGTGCGCGGCCTGCGCTGGCCGGTGGTCGACGGCAAGGAGACGCTCTGGCGCTATCGCGAGGGGCTCGACCCCTATGTGAAGCCGGGCAAGGGCGTCGAGTTCTACGGCAACAAGGACGGCAAGGCCCGGATCATCGCCGTGCCCTACGAGCCGCCGGCGGAATCGCCCGACGCCGAATACGATCTCTGGCTCGTCACCGGCCGCGTGCTGGAACACTGGCATTCCGGCTCGATGACCATGCGCGTGCCGGAGCTCTACAAGGCCTTCCCCGGCGCGCGCTGCTTCATGCACCCTGAGGATGCCCGCAAGCGCGGGCTCAACCAAGGCGCCGAGATCACGGTGGTCTCGCGGCGCGGCGAGATGCGCACCCGCGTCGAGACGCGTGGGCGTAACCGCATGCCGCCCGGCGTGGTCTTCGTGCCCTGGTTCGACGCCAGCCAGCTCATCAACAAGACGACGCTCGACGCCACCGATCCCATCTCCAAGCAGACGGATTTCAAGAAATGCGCGGTCAAGATCGTTCCGGTCTCGGGCTGA
- a CDS encoding chaperone NapD yields the protein MAETARPRFHHISSAVVSALPAQVEAVLARIAELPETEIHRVENGKIVIVLEGSSTGVIGDRLAAISLIDGVLSANMVFEQIEDLETLDDPGVIP from the coding sequence ATGGCTGAGACTGCGCGCCCGCGCTTCCATCATATTTCGAGCGCCGTTGTCTCGGCCCTGCCGGCGCAGGTCGAGGCTGTGCTCGCCCGTATCGCAGAGCTTCCCGAGACCGAGATCCATCGGGTCGAGAACGGCAAGATCGTGATCGTGCTGGAAGGCTCCAGCACCGGCGTGATCGGCGACCGGCTGGCCGCCATCAGCCTGATCGACGGCGTGCTCTCGGCCAACATGGTGTTCGAGCAGATCGAAGACCTCGAAACCCTCGACGACCCCGGAGTGATCCCATGA
- the napF gene encoding ferredoxin-type protein NapF: MERSVIDRGRRNFLTGRRLSPPDRPRPPWARAASVAAACTGCGACVPACPQGIVALDETGRPALDFSRNDCSFCGACAEACPEPVFDRAIPAFEHRAVIGADCFAGRGIVCQSCGDACPESAIRFRPRLGGPALPEIASDRCNGCGACVAACPAQAVAVSMLPQEAAHG, translated from the coding sequence ATGGAACGCTCCGTCATCGATCGTGGGCGCCGTAATTTCCTGACGGGCCGGCGCCTTTCGCCGCCCGACAGGCCGCGCCCGCCCTGGGCGCGCGCGGCTTCCGTCGCTGCCGCCTGCACCGGCTGCGGGGCCTGCGTGCCTGCCTGTCCGCAGGGGATCGTCGCGCTCGACGAAACCGGCCGGCCCGCCCTCGATTTCTCGCGAAACGACTGCAGCTTCTGCGGCGCCTGTGCCGAGGCTTGTCCGGAACCGGTCTTCGACCGGGCCATTCCGGCCTTCGAGCATCGGGCCGTCATCGGCGCGGATTGCTTCGCCGGACGCGGTATCGTCTGCCAGAGCTGCGGCGATGCCTGCCCGGAGAGTGCGATCCGTTTCCGGCCACGGCTCGGCGGCCCGGCTTTGCCCGAGATCGCGAGCGATCGCTGCAACGGGTGCGGCGCCTGCGTCGCAGCCTGTCCGGCGCAGGCCGTCGCCGTCAGCATGCTGCCGCAGGAGGCCGCCCATGGCTGA
- the napE gene encoding periplasmic nitrate reductase, NapE protein, translating to MATETAGASGPEAAPERPTKRAELLAFLTLAVLIWPIVAVGVVGGYGFLVWMSQIILGPPGPPH from the coding sequence ATGGCGACGGAGACTGCGGGGGCGAGTGGCCCGGAAGCCGCTCCGGAGCGGCCGACGAAACGGGCCGAATTACTGGCTTTCCTGACGCTGGCCGTGCTGATTTGGCCGATCGTTGCCGTGGGCGTCGTCGGCGGATACGGCTTCCTGGTGTGGATGTCCCAGATCATCCTGGGCCCGCCCGGGCCGCCGCATTGA
- a CDS encoding Crp/Fnr family transcriptional regulator, with amino-acid sequence MPIFAALSDAERRAIASAASLQHLARGERAFSEGAPVGEFFLILSGHVKLSRASRHRGGVILRIAHPGEPFGPAGGTQGSLQTTTAIAQRDCLLAVWPIETWNRFLHDMPGLAIGLLGVLERRLAVTQDRLIEIASLDVPRRIAHLVLRLIDQAGRQDEKGIRVDFPITRQDIAALTGTTLHSASRILTNWERQGIIGGGRRELLVQSVPALVDLATARLAGPAPR; translated from the coding sequence TTGCCGATCTTTGCGGCGCTGTCCGATGCCGAGCGACGTGCCATCGCGTCAGCGGCGTCATTGCAGCATCTTGCGAGAGGTGAGCGCGCGTTTTCCGAAGGAGCGCCGGTCGGCGAGTTCTTCCTGATCCTGTCCGGGCATGTGAAGCTCTCGCGAGCCAGTAGGCACCGCGGCGGCGTCATCCTGCGGATCGCTCACCCGGGCGAGCCTTTCGGGCCCGCTGGCGGAACGCAAGGTAGCCTGCAGACCACCACCGCTATCGCCCAGCGCGACTGCCTGCTCGCCGTCTGGCCCATCGAGACCTGGAACCGGTTCCTGCACGACATGCCGGGCCTGGCGATCGGGCTGTTGGGGGTTCTAGAGCGCCGCCTGGCCGTCACTCAGGACAGGCTCATCGAGATAGCCTCTCTCGATGTTCCCCGCCGCATCGCCCATCTTGTCCTGCGCCTGATTGATCAGGCAGGGCGGCAGGACGAGAAGGGCATTCGGGTCGATTTCCCCATCACGCGGCAGGACATTGCCGCGCTCACGGGAACGACCCTGCACAGCGCATCCCGCATTCTCACGAATTGGGAGCGGCAGGGCATCATCGGCGGTGGCAGGCGGGAACTGCTGGTCCAGAGCGTACCGGCCCTAGTCGACCTCGCCACGGCCCGTTTAGCCGGCCCGGCACCACGCTGA